The Fibrobacter sp. UWB16 sequence TTCGGGATACGACGGTGAATCGGCATCTGGCCGCCTTCGAAAGCGACGCGACCGGCCTTAGCGCTCTTACGAGCACCAGCACCCTTCTGACCACGACCGGCAGTCGTGCCCCAGCCAGAGCCCGGACCACGACCAATGCGCTTGCGGCTCTTGCCCTTGGCAGCCTTGCCAGGATTGAGAGTATTGAGTTCCATCTTAGATCTCCTCGACCTTGACCATGTCCTTCACGGCATTGATCATGCCTGCAATGGACGGAGTCAGATTGTGTTCAACAGTTTGTCCGATCTTGCGGAGGCCGAGTGCAGCCACGTTAGCGCGGTGCACCGGAAGGCGACGGACGATACCCTTGATCAAAGTAATACGAACTTTCTTCATTAGGTATTACTCCTTAGGCTTCAAAACCACGCAACTTGGCGCAGTCCTGTTTGTTCTTCTGAGAAAGCAGGCCTTCCAAGCAAGCGCTGACGACAGTGCTCGGATTGGAGGAACCGTGAATCTTCGTGAGGATGTTGCGTACACCGGCGAGTTCGAGAACAGCACGGGCAGCAGCACCGGCGATAACACCAGTACCCGGAGCAGCCGGCATGAGGAGGATGCGGGTAGAACCGCTCTTCACTTCGATGTCGTGCGGGATAGTGCCATCGAGGAGCTGGACTTCCACGATGTTTCTCTGGGCAGCTTCGGTACCCTTACGGATAGCTTCGGAAACTTCCTTAGCCTTGCCGAGACCGACACCGACCTTGCCGTTCTTGTTGCCAACGACAACGAGAGCGGAGAAGGACATGCGACGGCCGCCCTTGACGGTCTTAGCGCAACGGTTGATGTGTACAACCTTGTCTTCAAATTCAGAAACTTGAGCTTCGCGTTCCAAAGTGTACCTCACTAGAATTTGAGTCCGCCTTCACGAGCTCCCTCAGCGAGAGCCTGAACGCGACCGTGATAGATGTAACCGCCGCGGTCGAAGACCACGGATTCAATGCCCTTGGACTTGGCGAGTTCAGCAATCTGGAGACCGAGCTGCTTAGCCTGTTCGGTCTTCGTCATTTCACCAAACTTACCCTGGAATTCCTTGGAAGCTGTGGTGACCTGAGCGACAGACTTGTTGTTTTCGTCATCAAAGATCTGGGCAATCATGTGAGACAAGGAACGGCGAACAGCCAAACGAGGGCATTCTGCAGTTCCGACAACAGACTTGCGTACGCGTTCGTGGCGTGCGATTCTGGACTGGATTCTTTTTTTAGCAATTGCAGTCATAGTTTACCCTTATTTACCTGTCTTCTTACCCTGCTTGCGACGCACAATTTCGCCAGCGTACTTGATGCCCTTGCCCTTATACGGTTCAGGCTTACGGTACTTGCGAATTTCTGCGGCAGCCTGGCCAACCTTCTGCTTGTCGATGCCGGAGATCGTAATCTTCAGCGGATCAACAGCCTTCAGTTCAACGCCTTCCGGAGCCTTGAAGATCACCGGATGAGAGAAGCCGAGAACCAAGTTGAGGTCCTTGCCCTTCTGTTCGACGCGGTAGCCAACGCCAACGATTTCGAGAGTCTTCTGGAAACCCTTGGTCACGCCTTCAACCATGTTATTGACGAGAGCGCGAGTGGTGCCGTGCATAGCGCGGGTGAACTTTTCATCATTCGGGCGGGTGAAGGAGAGCTTGTCGCCATCGAGCTTGATGGAGATGAGTTCGTGAACGTTCGTTTCGAGCTTGCCCTTCGGGCCTTCGACCTTGATGTTCTGACCGTTGACGTTAACCTTAACGCCAGCCGGGATAGTGATAATAGCTTTACCGATACGGGACATCTTTACCATACCTTTGCGATGACTTCGCCACCCACCTTGAGTTCGCGGGCTTCGTGGTCAGTCATGACACCTTTAGATGTGGAGATGATAGCATAGCCGAGGCCGTTGCGAACGCGCGGAAGCTTGGCCACGTCAACATAGTGACGGAGACCCGGCGTAGAAACGCGCTGGAGGCCCTGGATAGCGGATTCGCCCTTCGTGTAACGGAGGAGGACCTTGAGGATGCCCTGCTTACCGTCATCGACGACGACGAACTTCTTAATGAAACCTTTTTCCTGCAACACACGTGCAATATCACGCTTCAGATTGCTGGCAGGAATGTCCACCACGGGGAGCTTTGCCGTAGAGGCATTGCGGATACGGGTGAGCATATCGGCGATAGTATCTGTCATTGCCATTTTATACTCTCCTTACCAAGACGACTTTGTGATACCGGGGATTTCGCCGGCGAGTGCCATTTCGCGGAAGCAAATACGGCAAAGGCCAAAGCGGCGCATAAAGGCGTGCGGCCTACCGCAACGCTTGCAACGGTTGTACCCACGAACGGTATACTTCGGAGTACGCTTGCATTTTTCAATCATTCTTCTGCTTGCCATGGTATTACCTTACTTCCTGAAGGGGAGTCCAAGTTCTTCGAGGAGGGCACGGCCTTCGTCGTCCGTCTTAGCGGAGGTGACGAAAGAGATGTCCATACCGAAGGTACGGGAAATCTTGTCAATGTCGATTTCAACAAAGATCGTCTGTTCCTTGATGCCGAGGGTGAAGTTACCCATGCCATCAAAGCCACGGCGTGCGAGACCACGGAAGTCGCGGACACGCGGAAGGTCGATGTTGATGAAACGATAGAGGAAGTCCCACATGTTGTCGCCATGAAGTGTGACCTTAGCACCGATGCCGATACCTTCACGGAGGTGGAAGTTAGCGACAGCCTTCTTAGCGTTAGTGACAATAGCCTTCTGACCGGTGATAGCAGTGAGAGTGTCAGCAGCTTCGTCGAGAATCTTGCGGTTCTGGGAAGCGGCGCCCACGCCCATGTTGAGCACGATCTTTTCGAGACGCGGAATCTGCATCACGTTCTTGTAGGCAAACTTTTGCTGCAAGGCCGGAACGACCTTTTCGAGATAGAATTGCTTCATCTGGTTCATTGCGTTACCTTACACAGCCTTTCCAGTTTTGACACTGGTACGAACGCCCTTCTTACCCTTTTCGCGAACGATGCGGGTACGAACGGGAGTGTTGCCTTCGAGAAGCATCACGTTGGAAATGTCGATCGGCAATTCCTTTTCAACGATGCCACCAGTCTGATTGGTCTGAGACGGCTTTTCGTGACGCTTGCAGACGTTGACGCCAGAAACGGTCACCTTGCCATCCTTGACACTGATCACGGTGCCGGTCTTGCCCTTATTGGCACCGGAAATCACCTTGACGTTATCATTCTTCTTGATGTTAGCCATTACAGAACCTCAGGTGCGAGGGAGATGATCTTCATGTACTTCTTGTCGCGGAGCTCACGAGCCACCGGTCCAAAAATACGGGTTCCACGCGGTTCGCCATCCTTGTTGATGAGAACCACTGCGTTGTCGGAGAAACGAATGAACGTTCCGTCCGGACGTGCGATTTCTTTAGCTGTGCGGACGACGACGGCGTCGGCCACGGAACCCTTCTTCACCTTGCTCTGGGGGATAGCGTCCTTAACGGCTACCTTGATGACATCACCGATGCTAGCATAGCGACGGTTTGTGCCACCCAAAACACGGATGCAGGCGACTTCCTTGGCACCACTGTTATCGGCCACGACGAGTCTGGTTTCTTCTTGAATCATATTCGCCTTACTCCAGGAGTTTACTTCTTCTTTTCCACAATGCGGACGAGGCGCCAGCGCTTCGTTGCAGAGAGGGGACGAGTTTCCATGATTTCGACCAGGTCGCCTTCTTGGGCTTCATTCTTTTCATCGTGAGCCTTGAGCTTGCTGGTCGTAGTCATGATCTTGTTGTACATCGGGTGACGCTTGCGGTTTTCGACCACAACCGTAATCGTCTTGTCCATCTTGTCGGAGGAGACGATACCCTGCTTGACTTTACGAAGGTTTCTTTCCATTTCCTGCTCCTGCCGGCTTATGCCTTGGCCTTTTCGCTGAGGATGGTCTTGATTCTGGCGATGTCCTTGCGGGCAGCTTGAATCACAGAGGGTTTTTCCAAATTACCGAGCTTCGCAGTCATGCGGTAATTGAACAAATCGAGATTCAACTGAGCCAGTTTTTCCTTGAGCTGGTCAACGCCCAGTTCTTTCAATTCACGTGCTTTCATTAGATCTCCGATTCTTCGATGATTTTGCACTTAAGGGGGAGCTTCTGAATTGCGACATGGAGAGCTTCCATGGCAAGTTCACGTTCAACACCACCCATTTCAAAAAGGATGCGACCCGGGAGGATTACGGCTGCCCAGAATTCGACTGCGCCCTTACCCTTACCCATACGGGCTTCTGCAGGGTGACGGGTAATCGGCTTATCGGGGAAGACGCGAATCCACACGCGACCACCACGCTTGATCTTACGAGTCATGGCGATACGAGCAGCTTCGATCTGGCGAGCGGTGAGCCAGCACTTTTCAAGAGCCTGGATACCGAATTCGCCAAAGGCGATATAGTTGCCACGAGAGGCGACGCCCTTCATGCGCCCTTTCATTTGCTTACGATGCAATGTTCTTTTCGGACTCAGCATAATTACTTCTCTCTCTTGTTGTCGTTCATGACGTCCTTACCGATCTTTTCACCGTGCATGATCCACACCTTGATACCGATGGCACCATAAACGGTCTTAGCGATGGCAGTTGCGTAGTCGATGTCAGCACGAAGAGTGTGCAGAGGCACGCGGCCTTCGGCATACTTTTCAACGCGGGCAATTTCGGCACCACCGAGGCGGCCACCGCACTGCACCTTGATACCTTCCACACCCATGCGCATAGCGGACTGGATAGCACGCTTCATGGCACGGCGGAAAGAAATACGCTTTTCGAGCTGGCGAGCAATGTTTTCAGCCACGAGCTTGGCATCAGTTTCCGGACGCTTGATTTCGTGGACTGCAATATAGATTTCTTTACCGGTGAGGAACTGGAGTTCGCCCTTCAAACGTTCCAATTCTTCGCCCTTTTTACCGATAACGATACCCGGGCGAGCGGTATAGAGGTTAACGTTCACCTTCTTGACGGTACGTTCGATGCCGACCTTGGAGAGGGAGGCATGTTCGAAACGCTTCATCAAGTAGCGACGGAGCACGATATCTTCATAGAGAAGATCGGCAAACTTGTCTTCGGCATACCACTTGGATTC is a genomic window containing:
- the rpmD gene encoding 50S ribosomal protein L30, with protein sequence MKKVRITLIKGIVRRLPVHRANVAALGLRKIGQTVEHNLTPSIAGMINAVKDMVKVEEI
- the rpsE gene encoding 30S ribosomal protein S5, with the protein product MEREAQVSEFEDKVVHINRCAKTVKGGRRMSFSALVVVGNKNGKVGVGLGKAKEVSEAIRKGTEAAQRNIVEVQLLDGTIPHDIEVKSGSTRILLMPAAPGTGVIAGAAARAVLELAGVRNILTKIHGSSNPSTVVSACLEGLLSQKNKQDCAKLRGFEA
- the rplR gene encoding 50S ribosomal protein L18; amino-acid sequence: MTAIAKKRIQSRIARHERVRKSVVGTAECPRLAVRRSLSHMIAQIFDDENNKSVAQVTTASKEFQGKFGEMTKTEQAKQLGLQIAELAKSKGIESVVFDRGGYIYHGRVQALAEGAREGGLKF
- the rplF gene encoding 50S ribosomal protein L6, encoding MSRIGKAIITIPAGVKVNVNGQNIKVEGPKGKLETNVHELISIKLDGDKLSFTRPNDEKFTRAMHGTTRALVNNMVEGVTKGFQKTLEIVGVGYRVEQKGKDLNLVLGFSHPVIFKAPEGVELKAVDPLKITISGIDKQKVGQAAAEIRKYRKPEPYKGKGIKYAGEIVRRKQGKKTGK
- the rpsH gene encoding 30S ribosomal protein S8; this translates as MAMTDTIADMLTRIRNASTAKLPVVDIPASNLKRDIARVLQEKGFIKKFVVVDDGKQGILKVLLRYTKGESAIQGLQRVSTPGLRHYVDVAKLPRVRNGLGYAIISTSKGVMTDHEARELKVGGEVIAKVW
- a CDS encoding type Z 30S ribosomal protein S14 yields the protein MASRRMIEKCKRTPKYTVRGYNRCKRCGRPHAFMRRFGLCRICFREMALAGEIPGITKSSW
- the rplE gene encoding 50S ribosomal protein L5 gives rise to the protein MNQMKQFYLEKVVPALQQKFAYKNVMQIPRLEKIVLNMGVGAASQNRKILDEAADTLTAITGQKAIVTNAKKAVANFHLREGIGIGAKVTLHGDNMWDFLYRFINIDLPRVRDFRGLARRGFDGMGNFTLGIKEQTIFVEIDIDKISRTFGMDISFVTSAKTDDEGRALLEELGLPFRK
- the rplX gene encoding 50S ribosomal protein L24; protein product: MANIKKNDNVKVISGANKGKTGTVISVKDGKVTVSGVNVCKRHEKPSQTNQTGGIVEKELPIDISNVMLLEGNTPVRTRIVREKGKKGVRTSVKTGKAV
- the rplN gene encoding 50S ribosomal protein L14 — translated: MIQEETRLVVADNSGAKEVACIRVLGGTNRRYASIGDVIKVAVKDAIPQSKVKKGSVADAVVVRTAKEIARPDGTFIRFSDNAVVLINKDGEPRGTRIFGPVARELRDKKYMKIISLAPEVL
- the rpsQ gene encoding 30S ribosomal protein S17; this translates as MERNLRKVKQGIVSSDKMDKTITVVVENRKRHPMYNKIMTTTSKLKAHDEKNEAQEGDLVEIMETRPLSATKRWRLVRIVEKKK
- the rpmC gene encoding 50S ribosomal protein L29 — its product is MKARELKELGVDQLKEKLAQLNLDLFNYRMTAKLGNLEKPSVIQAARKDIARIKTILSEKAKA
- the rplP gene encoding 50S ribosomal protein L16, with the translated sequence MLSPKRTLHRKQMKGRMKGVASRGNYIAFGEFGIQALEKCWLTARQIEAARIAMTRKIKRGGRVWIRVFPDKPITRHPAEARMGKGKGAVEFWAAVILPGRILFEMGGVERELAMEALHVAIQKLPLKCKIIEESEI
- the rpsC gene encoding 30S ribosomal protein S3, which encodes MGHKTHPNGLRLGVIRGWESKWYAEDKFADLLYEDIVLRRYLMKRFEHASLSKVGIERTVKKVNVNLYTARPGIVIGKKGEELERLKGELQFLTGKEIYIAVHEIKRPETDAKLVAENIARQLEKRISFRRAMKRAIQSAMRMGVEGIKVQCGGRLGGAEIARVEKYAEGRVPLHTLRADIDYATAIAKTVYGAIGIKVWIMHGEKIGKDVMNDNKREK